From Thermomonas sp. XSG, one genomic window encodes:
- a CDS encoding ComEA family DNA-binding protein, with product MNIKSLTNLLAPLVLCFALAGTAAAGETVNINTADAGTIDRVLVNVGPAKAQAIVDYRKSNGAFRSAEQLALVKGIGLKTVERNRDRIVVGAPRVAPKTANAPIRKVAPQRVVRR from the coding sequence ATGAACATCAAGTCACTGACCAATCTGCTCGCCCCGCTGGTCCTGTGCTTCGCCCTGGCGGGCACCGCCGCCGCCGGCGAGACGGTCAACATCAATACCGCCGATGCCGGCACCATCGACCGCGTGTTGGTGAACGTCGGTCCTGCCAAGGCCCAGGCGATCGTCGACTACCGCAAGTCCAATGGCGCGTTCCGCAGCGCCGAGCAGCTGGCGCTGGTCAAGGGCATCGGGTTGAAGACCGTGGAGAGGAATCGCGACCGGATCGTGGTGGGCGCGCCGCGGGTTGCTCCGAAGACTGCGAATGCCCCGATCCGGAAGGTGGCGCCGCAGCGGGTCGTGCGCCGATGA
- a CDS encoding PepSY-associated TM helix domain-containing protein encodes MSQDISARRRNTRYRWIRQLHLWIGAWGALAAILYGITGLVMNHRFGDGAWPQGESSEAARAELAIPAAARASPEQLSLWLRSHQQLDAQVIRKGGPGGGEGKPAPKWTLSGGSAGSSWALEYVPGNESATLKHSRHSPLAAFNRLHKAVGGGPFWVLLADSFAVGMLLLGVSGIWMWARGRGWREMAFSVMGLSTVVFVAVLGLALG; translated from the coding sequence ATGAGCCAGGACATTTCGGCACGTCGCCGCAATACCCGCTACCGCTGGATCCGCCAGCTGCACCTGTGGATCGGCGCCTGGGGCGCGCTGGCGGCGATCCTGTACGGCATCACCGGCCTGGTGATGAACCACCGCTTCGGCGACGGCGCCTGGCCGCAGGGCGAAAGCAGTGAGGCTGCACGGGCCGAGCTGGCGATTCCAGCGGCAGCACGAGCATCGCCCGAACAGCTGTCGCTGTGGCTGCGCAGCCACCAGCAGCTCGACGCCCAGGTCATTCGCAAGGGCGGACCGGGCGGCGGTGAAGGCAAGCCGGCGCCCAAGTGGACGCTGAGCGGCGGCAGCGCGGGCAGCTCGTGGGCGCTCGAATATGTCCCCGGCAACGAAAGCGCGACTCTCAAGCACAGCCGGCATTCGCCGCTGGCGGCGTTCAACCGCCTGCACAAGGCGGTTGGCGGCGGCCCGTTCTGGGTGCTGTTGGCCGACAGCTTCGCCGTCGGCATGTTGCTGCTTGGCGTTTCCGGAATCTGGATGTGGGCCCGCGGGCGCGGCTGGCGCGAGATGGCGTTCAGCGTGATGGGACTGTCCACCGTGGTGTTCGTCGCCGTCCTGGGACTGGCATTGGGCTAG
- a CDS encoding HutD family protein produces MTGMATAPATTVLRAQDYRRMRWKNGAGWTSEVFRCPDADDWNWRVSLAEVETDAPFSTFPGVERALVLLEGEGMRLRFDDGDVRDLLPPCGMQRFAGERPLVGQLVDGPSRDFNLMWKRGHADVQLWRRPLAGAMVLFADPGETWVAHLLAGQAHFPGLAGPGVMAPGDTAILRGHRVRTRFALDGAGELLLARVVEQGEV; encoded by the coding sequence ATGACGGGAATGGCGACGGCGCCGGCAACCACGGTCCTGCGCGCGCAGGACTACCGGCGCATGCGCTGGAAGAACGGTGCGGGGTGGACCTCGGAAGTCTTCCGGTGCCCGGATGCCGACGACTGGAATTGGCGGGTGTCTCTCGCGGAAGTGGAAACCGACGCCCCCTTTTCGACATTTCCGGGCGTGGAGCGCGCGCTGGTGCTGCTGGAAGGCGAGGGCATGCGCCTGCGTTTCGACGATGGCGACGTGCGCGATCTGTTGCCGCCTTGCGGGATGCAGCGGTTCGCCGGCGAGCGCCCGCTGGTGGGACAACTGGTCGACGGCCCCAGCCGTGACTTCAACCTGATGTGGAAGCGCGGTCATGCCGACGTCCAGCTCTGGCGGCGGCCGCTGGCCGGAGCGATGGTGCTGTTTGCCGACCCGGGGGAAACCTGGGTGGCGCATCTGCTGGCCGGGCAGGCGCATTTTCCCGGTCTAGCCGGGCCCGGCGTCATGGCGCCGGGCGACACCGCGATCCTTCGCGGCCATCGTGTACGCACACGGTTTGCGCTGGACGGGGCCGGCGAACTCCTGCTGGCGCGGGTTGTAGAGCAGGGCGAGGTCTGA